The Anastrepha obliqua isolate idAnaObli1 chromosome 5, idAnaObli1_1.0, whole genome shotgun sequence DNA window AGCCATTACGTGAAATTAATCGGCCGGGAAATTTTAGATGACAGTAATGCAATTCATTCGGAtgtcagagagagaacgttggttcgaattttggtgaaagaccaaaatgaaaaaaaaagttttttctaatagcggtcgcccctcggcaggcaatggcaaaccgccgagtgtatttctgccatgaaaaagctcctcataaaaaatatctgccgttcggagtcggcttgaaactgtaggctcctccatttgtggaacaacatcaagacgcacgccataactcggaggagctcgaccaaacacccaaaaagggagtacgcgcaattatatatgtacatatataatgcgATGTTTTATTGTTCAGTTATACATCAATTTAGGCATTTCTTGAATTTGAATATAGTTGTATGTTTTATGCATTACATTTAAGAGACAAATACTATtctttgaacaaattaaaataaatcgtTTTGAGGAAACTTTTATAGCTAATGTTTCTCTTTATACTCTTAGATATGCCACGGAAAAACTAAACGCGAAACCAGGCTTCTTTGGGTCACTAGTGTACACTGTTGTGGATTTGCTAGGTGATGCTTTTCCTGAAGTGAAAAAGAATCCTcagcaaataattgaaattattaacgAGGAGGAAGCGCAGTTCTTAAAAACATTATCCCGCGGGCGAGATCTTTTCAATCGCACAGTCGCAAAGTTGGACAACCAAAATATAATTCCTGGAGATTTGGCTTGGAAATTGTATGACACGTATGGCTTTCCAGTTGACTTGACCCAACTAATGGCTGAAGAGaagaatttacaaataaatatggAAGAATACGAAAAAGCGAAACAGGCAGCTTATATAATGTCACAAGGAAAGAGCACCTTGAAAGCGGAAGAAATTTGCTTAGATGTGCATGCCATTTCCGAATTACAATCAAAACAAATACCAATCACAAATGattcatttaaatacaaatatcaaGCTGAATCTGAAAAATTTGATTCTGCTTATAATTTTGGTTCATGCAAAGCAACTATACTTGCACTCCGTTTTGGAAACGAATTTGTAACTAAGATTGAACCTGGTAGTAAAGCAGGCATTATTTTAGACCAGACAAACTTTTACGCAGAAAGTGGTGGTCAAATTTATGACAAGGGTTTCTTAAATAGTGCTGGTGATAAGTTTTTTGTTGAAGCAGTTTATAATCGAGGAGGGTATATTTTGCACATTGGAGTTGCAGATGGAGAATTCGCTGTAGGTGATGAGCTTGAGCTTCAAATCGACATTGAGCGCCGTTGGTTAACTATGAAGAATCATTCCGCTACTCACGCATTAAATCATAGCCTGCTTCAAGTACTTGGCAAAGAGACTGACCAAAAGGGATCATTGGTGGTGCCAGATAAATTACGTTTTGATTTCAGTAGCAAGTCTGCTATGACAATTGAACAGGTAGTTAAGACCGAACAATTAACGCGAGATATTGTTTATAAGAATATACCTATATTTGcgaaagaaacaaaattggccaatgccaaaaaaattcttggactTCGCTCAGTTTTCGATGAGGTTTATCCAGACCCTGTGCGTGTAATTTCGTTTGGAGTACCAGTGGAAGAGTTAGAAAATAATCCCGAAAGCGGAGCAGGAGAAAAAACGTCAGTAGAATTTTGTGGCGGTACTCATTTACAGCGATCGGGCCATATGATGGAATTTGTAATTACTAGTGAGGAAGCCATCGCGAAAGGCATACGGCGTATCGTAGCTCTTACTGGTCCTGAAGCAGTGAAAGCCTTAAAGAAAAATGATGAACttcaaaagcaaatacaaaCATTAAAATCTACAATAGAAGAGGATAAGGATGGTAAAAATTCAAAGAGCTATGTGAAGCAAATTGTGGAATTAACAGAGGAGGTGTCGCAAGCCGTAATACCGTATGTGAAAAAAGATGAAATGCGTAATTTGCTTAAACAATTGAAAAAGACACTCGACGATAAGGAACGAACATTGAAAGCAGCTGTTGCTGTTACCGTGATCGAAAAAACGAAAGAGATTTGCCAAGCAAACCCAAGTGCCATATTGTTAGTAAAACAGTTTGAGGCTTTCAACAATACTAAGGCCCTTGATGGGGCTTTAAAGCAGGTACGTACTTTGTGCCCCGACGCCGCTGCATTGTTACTTTCCGTCGACGCCGATTCTAACAAGATATTCTGCTTGGCCTCTGTTCCAAAGTCCGCTGTAGACAAGGGCCTTAAGGCAAATGAATGGGTACAAAAGTTATCTGATGCCATTGGTGGAAAAGGAGGTGGAAAGCCAGAATCTGCACAGGCGTCTGGTTCAAACTACGAAAATGTGGATGAAATCATGAGATTGGCTACAGAGTTCGCAAAGATTAAACTTGGTGTTTAATATCTGACACACGTTTTACTAAAACTTgagacttatttattttattaatttaaaaatattttgtttgcggCCATTTtggcattaaataaaaatcaatttaaaattattttagaacaCTTTGGATTAAAAAATACCAAGCTTTTCAACATATTTGGTCGAACGCATTTTAAAGTACCCACTTTTTAAGACATATTTTCTGATCGTTTCTTTTGCGGTGGCATTGAGCAGGAAATTTGTCATTGGAAGTAGACAAGCAGCAATGGCGTTATTGTACATAGttagcaacataaaaaattgctcaaaatCTCACAAATGGCTACGactgggctataaaactgtatacaaacgatttttccaaaaattctaactaaaaactttaaaatttttttaaattctttaaaatattaaccTTTGagttatatgttttttgttgcagTATAAACATATtggtatgaactatatttaaaaaaatagtaaaaatttcgcAATAAGTTATGCTGCTATTATGTAATTAAGACAAATGATTTGTGAgctgaatttttatttggtattcAATCTATTAACTCTGCGAGGCATTCAACTAGGACAGTTGGAAGTGAAGTAACTGCTATATCTGGTAAAAAGAAAACGGAACTTTTAAATCGCATTAGAAAGCAGACAAAAGCCGCGCTTATTTTAGTGGTTTCTGAATTTATTACCTATAAACGTCAATATTTttctatctacatatgtacatattatttaatcgaattaaacttttacattaaatttttttttgttatccaaTCTACTGCCTCTgagaaattttcaacaagagCGGTTGGAGGTGGAGTAACGACTATGTCTGCTAAATATTTTCCTGTTTTGACTTGTATACCTTTTAATCCT harbors:
- the LOC129247539 gene encoding alanine--tRNA ligase, cytoplasmic, encoding MKFLTAKEIRDAFLGFFKEKGHLYVHSSSTIPLDDPTLLFANAGMNQFKPIFLGTADPNSEMVKWIRVANTQKCIRAGGKHNDLDDVGKDVYHHTFFEMLGNWSFGDYFKKEICTWAWEFLTERMKLPKDRLYVTYFGGDKASGLEPDLECKQFWLDLGLLPEHILPGSMKDNFWEMGETGPCGPCSELHFDRIGGRSVPHLVNMDDPDVLEIWNLVFIQYNREPDGTLKSLPKKHIDCGMGFERLVSVIQNKRSNYDTDLFMPLFKAIQEGTGAPEYEGRVGADDVDGIDMAYRVLADHARTITIALADGGTPDNTGRGYVLRRILRRAVRYATEKLNAKPGFFGSLVYTVVDLLGDAFPEVKKNPQQIIEIINEEEAQFLKTLSRGRDLFNRTVAKLDNQNIIPGDLAWKLYDTYGFPVDLTQLMAEEKNLQINMEEYEKAKQAAYIMSQGKSTLKAEEICLDVHAISELQSKQIPITNDSFKYKYQAESEKFDSAYNFGSCKATILALRFGNEFVTKIEPGSKAGIILDQTNFYAESGGQIYDKGFLNSAGDKFFVEAVYNRGGYILHIGVADGEFAVGDELELQIDIERRWLTMKNHSATHALNHSLLQVLGKETDQKGSLVVPDKLRFDFSSKSAMTIEQVVKTEQLTRDIVYKNIPIFAKETKLANAKKILGLRSVFDEVYPDPVRVISFGVPVEELENNPESGAGEKTSVEFCGGTHLQRSGHMMEFVITSEEAIAKGIRRIVALTGPEAVKALKKNDELQKQIQTLKSTIEEDKDGKNSKSYVKQIVELTEEVSQAVIPYVKKDEMRNLLKQLKKTLDDKERTLKAAVAVTVIEKTKEICQANPSAILLVKQFEAFNNTKALDGALKQVRTLCPDAAALLLSVDADSNKIFCLASVPKSAVDKGLKANEWVQKLSDAIGGKGGGKPESAQASGSNYENVDEIMRLATEFAKIKLGV